One segment of Urocitellus parryii isolate mUroPar1 chromosome 5, mUroPar1.hap1, whole genome shotgun sequence DNA contains the following:
- the Cers5 gene encoding ceramide synthase 5 isoform X3 yields MHARFIAKPCALHVGIEDSDPHLAQPNAILEKVFISITKYPDEKRLEGLSKQLDCDVRKIQRWFRHRRNQDKPPTLTKFCESMWRFTFYLCVFCYGIRFLWSSPWFWDTRQCWHSYPYQPLTRELYYYYIMELAFYWSLMFSQFIDIKRKDFLIMFVHHLATIGLITFSYINNMVRVGTLVLCLHDASDFLLEAAKLANYAKYQRLCDTLFVIFSAVFMVTRLGIYPFWILNTTLFESWEMIGPYPSWWLFNGLLLILQVLHVIWSYLIARIAFKALIRGKVSKDDRSDVESSSEEEDETTCKKTLSGSSSSNGANWVNGHMGRSYWAGE; encoded by the exons GTTTATTGCCAAACCCTGTGCACTCCATGTTGGCATTGAGGACAGTGATCCTCATCTGGCTCAACCCAATGCCATCCTTGAAAAAGTGTTCATATCTATTACCAAG TATCCTGATGAGAAAAGGCTGGAGGGCCTGTCAAAGCAACTGGACTGCGATGTCCGAAAAATCCAACGCTGGTTTCGCCATCGGAGGAATCAGGACAAACCCCCAACGCTCACTAAATTCTGTGAAAGCAT GTGGAGATTCactttttatttgtgtgtattcTGCTATGGAATTAGATTTCTCTGGTCG tCACCTTGGTTCTGGGACACCCGACAGTGCTGGCATAGTTATCCATATCAG CCTCTCACAAGAGAGCTTTACTACTATTACATCATGGAATTGGCTTTCTATTGGTCTCTTATGTTTTCTCAGTTTATAGACATCAAAAGAAAG GACTTCCTGATCATGTTTGTACATCACTTGGCCACCATCGGGCTTATCACCTTCTCTTATATCAACAATATGGTTCGGGTAGGAACTCTGGTCCTGTGTCTACATGATGCCTCAGACTTCTTGCTGGAA GCTGCCAAGCTGGCCAATTATGCCAAGTATCAGCGACTCTGTGACACCCTTTTTGTGATCTTCAGTGCTGTTTTTATGGTAACTCGTCTAGGAATCTATCCATTTTG GATTCTGAACACAACCCTCTTTGAGAGTTGGGAAATGATTGGGCCCTATCCTTCCTGGTGGCTCTTCAATGGCCTTCTCCTGATCCTACAGGTTTTGCATGTCATCTGGTCCTACCTTATTGCACGAATTGCCTTCAAAGCCTTGATCAGGGGAAAG GTTTCCAAAGATGATCGAAGTGATGTGGAAAGTAGctcagaggaggaagatgagaccACCTGCAAAAAAACCCTCTCTGGCAGCAGCTCCAGCAATGGTGCCAACTGGGTGAATGGTCACATGGGAAGAAGTTACTGGGCTGGAGAATAA
- the Cers5 gene encoding ceramide synthase 5 isoform X4, which translates to MPGLLPNPVHSMLALRTVILIWLNPMPSLKKCSYLLPSILMRKGWRACQSNWTAMSEKSNAGFAIGGIRTNPQRSLNSVKACRWRFTFYLCVFCYGIRFLWSSPWFWDTRQCWHSYPYQPLTRELYYYYIMELAFYWSLMFSQFIDIKRKDFLIMFVHHLATIGLITFSYINNMVRVGTLVLCLHDASDFLLEAAKLANYAKYQRLCDTLFVIFSAVFMVTRLGIYPFWILNTTLFESWEMIGPYPSWWLFNGLLLILQVLHVIWSYLIARIAFKALIRGKVSKDDRSDVESSSEEEDETTCKKTLSGSSSSNGANWVNGHMGRSYWAGE; encoded by the exons GTTTATTGCCAAACCCTGTGCACTCCATGTTGGCATTGAGGACAGTGATCCTCATCTGGCTCAACCCAATGCCATCCTTGAAAAAGTGTTCATATCTATTACCAAG TATCCTGATGAGAAAAGGCTGGAGGGCCTGTCAAAGCAACTGGACTGCGATGTCCGAAAAATCCAACGCTGGTTTCGCCATCGGAGGAATCAGGACAAACCCCCAACGCTCACTAAATTCTGTGAAAGCATGTAG GTGGAGATTCactttttatttgtgtgtattcTGCTATGGAATTAGATTTCTCTGGTCG tCACCTTGGTTCTGGGACACCCGACAGTGCTGGCATAGTTATCCATATCAG CCTCTCACAAGAGAGCTTTACTACTATTACATCATGGAATTGGCTTTCTATTGGTCTCTTATGTTTTCTCAGTTTATAGACATCAAAAGAAAG GACTTCCTGATCATGTTTGTACATCACTTGGCCACCATCGGGCTTATCACCTTCTCTTATATCAACAATATGGTTCGGGTAGGAACTCTGGTCCTGTGTCTACATGATGCCTCAGACTTCTTGCTGGAA GCTGCCAAGCTGGCCAATTATGCCAAGTATCAGCGACTCTGTGACACCCTTTTTGTGATCTTCAGTGCTGTTTTTATGGTAACTCGTCTAGGAATCTATCCATTTTG GATTCTGAACACAACCCTCTTTGAGAGTTGGGAAATGATTGGGCCCTATCCTTCCTGGTGGCTCTTCAATGGCCTTCTCCTGATCCTACAGGTTTTGCATGTCATCTGGTCCTACCTTATTGCACGAATTGCCTTCAAAGCCTTGATCAGGGGAAAG GTTTCCAAAGATGATCGAAGTGATGTGGAAAGTAGctcagaggaggaagatgagaccACCTGCAAAAAAACCCTCTCTGGCAGCAGCTCCAGCAATGGTGCCAACTGGGTGAATGGTCACATGGGAAGAAGTTACTGGGCTGGAGAATAA
- the Cers5 gene encoding ceramide synthase 5 isoform X5 — translation MLALRTVILIWLNPMPSLKKCSYLLPSILMRKGWRACQSNWTAMSEKSNAGFAIGGIRTNPQRSLNSVKACRWRFTFYLCVFCYGIRFLWSSPWFWDTRQCWHSYPYQPLTRELYYYYIMELAFYWSLMFSQFIDIKRKDFLIMFVHHLATIGLITFSYINNMVRVGTLVLCLHDASDFLLEAAKLANYAKYQRLCDTLFVIFSAVFMVTRLGIYPFWILNTTLFESWEMIGPYPSWWLFNGLLLILQVLHVIWSYLIARIAFKALIRGKVSKDDRSDVESSSEEEDETTCKKTLSGSSSSNGANWVNGHMGRSYWAGE, via the exons ATGTTGGCATTGAGGACAGTGATCCTCATCTGGCTCAACCCAATGCCATCCTTGAAAAAGTGTTCATATCTATTACCAAG TATCCTGATGAGAAAAGGCTGGAGGGCCTGTCAAAGCAACTGGACTGCGATGTCCGAAAAATCCAACGCTGGTTTCGCCATCGGAGGAATCAGGACAAACCCCCAACGCTCACTAAATTCTGTGAAAGCATGTAG GTGGAGATTCactttttatttgtgtgtattcTGCTATGGAATTAGATTTCTCTGGTCG tCACCTTGGTTCTGGGACACCCGACAGTGCTGGCATAGTTATCCATATCAG CCTCTCACAAGAGAGCTTTACTACTATTACATCATGGAATTGGCTTTCTATTGGTCTCTTATGTTTTCTCAGTTTATAGACATCAAAAGAAAG GACTTCCTGATCATGTTTGTACATCACTTGGCCACCATCGGGCTTATCACCTTCTCTTATATCAACAATATGGTTCGGGTAGGAACTCTGGTCCTGTGTCTACATGATGCCTCAGACTTCTTGCTGGAA GCTGCCAAGCTGGCCAATTATGCCAAGTATCAGCGACTCTGTGACACCCTTTTTGTGATCTTCAGTGCTGTTTTTATGGTAACTCGTCTAGGAATCTATCCATTTTG GATTCTGAACACAACCCTCTTTGAGAGTTGGGAAATGATTGGGCCCTATCCTTCCTGGTGGCTCTTCAATGGCCTTCTCCTGATCCTACAGGTTTTGCATGTCATCTGGTCCTACCTTATTGCACGAATTGCCTTCAAAGCCTTGATCAGGGGAAAG GTTTCCAAAGATGATCGAAGTGATGTGGAAAGTAGctcagaggaggaagatgagaccACCTGCAAAAAAACCCTCTCTGGCAGCAGCTCCAGCAATGGTGCCAACTGGGTGAATGGTCACATGGGAAGAAGTTACTGGGCTGGAGAATAA